AACGCTGTGGCCAGTCGCTCATCCAGGAACGGTTTCAGCTCTTGGACGAGTTCCGGCAGATTCGAAAGCCCCCCTGCCAGAACGATAGCCTCCGGATCAAGAAGGTGTATCGCCGATATCATCACGCAGGCCAGCCCCTCCAGAGACCGGTTCCAGAAGTTCCTGTGTTCTTCGTCGTTCCGTCGGTCCCACAGCTCCGGTACCGACGGAACCCCTTTTTCCGAGCACCTGAGGTCGAAGGTATCCGCCGAGAAAAGGGTCTCCCCGTGTCCTATGCCGCCGCAGTTACAGGGCGTCCTGTGGAGCAGGGCCACGTGCCCTATCTCTCCGGCCAGTCCTCTGTGACCCCTTATCAGACGACCTCCGGATACGATAGCCCCTCCTATGCCCGTGCCCAGGGTCATCATCACGAAGTCCTTCATTCCGACTGCCTCTCCCGATTCCATCTCTCCCAGGGCCGCGCAGTTTCCGTCGTTGTCCAGTGCGACCGGAAGGGACAGCCTTTTCTCGAGGATCTCCGCCATGGGAAAGTTCTCCCATCGGGGCAGGTTGGTCAGTCTTACCACAGACCTTCTATCGAGGGACAGCATACCCGGTAGCCCTATCCCTACGGATTTTGTCGATTTTACCTTCAGAGATTTAACCAACCTTTCAATTGCTTCGGTGGTCTCCTCCGGCTTCCTGGACCTTGGGGTGGGTTCCCAGGCCTGGTTTACGACCTTGCCCTTTTCAACGACTCCGGCGGCTATCTTATGTCCTCCCAGATCGACCCCTATCCTCAAATTCCTCTACCTCCCTCCCTGTAGGGAGACCGCTCCGGCTCTGCCGGGGATCTCTCCTTGGATCACCTCGCAGATCGGAAGTTCCTCTTTAGTCAGTTTCGCCGCCTCCTCCTTGAGGGTAACGAACTCGGCGCCTTCGGATTTTGCCCTTTTTACGAGCTCGTCCAGCTTGGAAAGCATCGACATGCCCTCCATCTCCGCGTGGACCGTGTGTACGTTGAGTCCTTCCGTCAGAAGCGACATGTAGATGTCGTTGACGTTGTCGGCAGTGCAGCCGTCCCTCCCGAGTATCTCGTCCATGGTGGGGAGGGTCGTGGGTATCTGAGGGGTTCTGAAAACCCTTCCCCTCAGAGACGGAAGAAAGGGAGTTTTTCCTCTGGAGTCGCTGGCATAGAGAAGTCCCATCCGGTCCTGCACGGAAAGGCTGGCGAGGCTGGTCTTCCAGGCCGGAGCGGCGCAGCACGTAGAGGACGTCCCTAGAACCTTTCGGTACATATTCCCGGCTTTTCGAAGAAGAGACTCTATCTCCGATTCCGACAGGTGGTCCAGACGGTCCTGCCACTTCACGTGATCCCAGGAGTGTATCCCCGTATCCTGGCCGCTCTTTGCGACCTCTTTAAGTATCGAGGGGGCGGAGGGCACTATCATGGGTGCCGGAAGCAGAGTGCCGTACATCATGGTCTTTAGGCCGTAGGTTCCCGGCGCGTTGGTTCGGACCATCTTGGATATGAATCCCTTTCGGAATATCCGTCGTATCGCCTTGCCCGAGTTGTCCGGCCCGAAGGAAAAGAAGAACGATCCCCTTATTCCCCTTCGGTCCATCAGTTTCAGCAGACGGGGAACTCCCTCGAGGTATCCCCTCAGGGTGTCGACGTCGACTTTAAGGGCGATCCGCATAGAAGGCCACGGTCCTTCTGACTGCTTCGTGGAAGTCGACCTGGGGGTGCCAGTCCAGCAGTTCCTCCGCCTTGGAGATGGACGGTTTTCTGTCCTGCACGTCCTCGTAGCCTCTGCCGTAGTACTCGGTCGAGTCCTTTTCCACGAAGGTCGCCTTCGAAGCGGCCTCGGCGAATTTGGGGAAGTCTTTCATCGCATCCACCACCGCCACCGCCAGCCCCTTTATGGAGTGGTTGCTGTCGGGATTGCCTATGTTGAAGATCTCGCCGTCGGCGCTCTTTTTTGCGTCGGCTATTATGGCTATAAGGGCGTCAACTCCGTCTGTGACGTAGGTAAAGCTTCGTCTCTGTCTTCCTCCGTCGACCAAGGTTATCGGTCGTCCGACCGATACGTCGTAGATCATCTGGGTTATGGAGCGAGCCTTTCTCTCCTCCGCGTCCCTGAAGGTGTCCAGCCTGGGGCCTATCCAGTTGAAGGGCCTGAACAGGGTGTAGGGGAGTTCCTTTTCCTGTCCATAGGCGGATATGACCCTGTCCATCATCTGTTTGCTGCAGCTGTATATCCATCTGCTGTTTTTTATGGGGCCCTGGATCAGCAGGCTCTCGTCCTCCATGAGCCAGTCTCCGGTGCTCATGCCGTAGACCTCGGACGTGGAGGGGAAGATTATCCTAACTCCGTGTTCAGAGCACATCCGGACTATTTTGAGGTTCTGTTCGAAGTCCAGCTCGAAGGTCATAAGGGGGTTTGTTATGTAATAGGCCGGTTTGGCTATACCGGCCAGAGGTAGGACCACGTCGCTGTCGGCTATCTGTTTTTCGATCCAGCGATCCTCCTCGTAGAGATCTCCCAGTTTGATCGATAGTCTGGGGTTGTCCGAGCCTCTAAGGTTGTCGTCTCTCAGGTCGAAGGCCGTCACGGTCCAGTCGGTTTTCTCCAGAATCCTATCTATCAGGTGGGATCCTATGAAGCCGTTTGCTCCTAGCACGAATACGTTCATGTCTTTCCTCCGTCTTTAGTCTTGTCCCAGAAGGGCCCCTACGTTCAGGTTTTTTCTGGCGAAGTCCGGCCCGTCCATCTCGCTCTCTCCGTCCAGCTGAGCCCTCAGTACCCTGAGGTTTCCACGTCCTGTCGCCACGGTTAGGGGATCCAGCGACAGCACCTCGCCGGGTTTTCCCAGTGATGCCCCTTCCTGGGGTTTCCCCCACCAGATGAAGAGCTTCCTGCCTCTGTAGTCGGTGTAGGCTCCAGGATAAGGATGGGTCACGGCCCTTATGAGGTTGTATATCCTTCGGCTGTCGTTGGACCAGCGTATGATTCCGTCCTCGGGTCTTCTGCCTCCGAACTCGGTGGCCATGGTCTCGTCCTGAGCGGCTCCGACGACCCTGCCCGATTCCAGTTCAGGAAAGGTCCTTGCCACTATCTTCGCCGCCGCGTCGCATATCTTCATGAAGACTTCTTTGGCCCCATCGGTTTCCTCGATCCTGACGACCTCCTGGTCTATTACCTCGCCTCTGTCTACCTTGGAGGTCATGCGGTGGAGGGTCGCCCCTGTCTCTTTCTCCCCGTTCAGTATGGCCCAGTTGATACAGGCCCTTCCTCTGTAGCGGGGCAGCAGCGATCCGTGCATGTTGTAGGCTCCCAGTTTTGCGACCTTGAGGATCTTCTCCGGTATGATGTCGCGGTAATAAAAGGAAAAGATCAGCTTGGGTTTGAGTTTTTTTATCGTCTTTACGTTCTGCTGGTCCTTCAGATCCAGGTCGAGCAAGGGCTCTATCCCTCTGCTCCTGGCCAGCTCCGCCACCGATCGGAACCAGATTTCCTCGTCGGGGTCGTCGGTGTAGGTAACTACCGCCACCACGTTGGCTTCCATGTCGAACAGGGTCTCCAGGCAGCGGTATCCTACCTCGTTGTAGGCGAAGACCACTATAGCCGGTTTACTCATAGCTCTTCCTCCTCCTGATAGACCTGTCTGACGACGTAGCGAGGTCGCTGTCTTACCTCCTGGTAGACTCGGCCTATGTATTCTCCTCCTATGCCGACGGAGATCATGGTCACCCCCATCAGGAAGAAGTTTATCGCCATCAGGGTGAAGAGTCCCTCTGCCTCGGGACCTAAGACTATCCTCCTGAGGATCAGGAAGGCGGTGAAGAGCAGGCTCATGACCGCAACGGTCATGCCGGTAACCGTCACTGCCTGGAGGGGGGCGATGGAGAAGCCCGTCATCAGGTCGAAGTTAAGCCTTATCAACCTGAACAGGCCGTATTTGGATTCCCCTTTTGCCCTCTCCGAATGTCTAACCGTTATCTCCACCGGGTTTACGGCGAACTTCTGTCCCAGAGCCGGTATGAAGGTCGTGGTCTCTCGGCACTGCAATATGAGGTCCACGATACGCCTGTCGTAGCCTCTCAACATACATCCGTAGTCGTGAAGCCTGAGGCCTGTGATCCTGTTGGTCACGGCGTTCACTATTTTCGAGGCGGCCTTGCGGAACAAGGGGTCCTGCCTGAATTTCCTGATCGTGCCGACCACGTCGTGTCCTCTTTCCATGGCAGCCACTATTCGGGGTATCTCCTCAGGGGGGTTCTGTAGGTCGGCGTCCATGGTGATCACCATTTTCCCCCGGGAGATGGAGAACCCGGCGATTATGGCCATGTGCTGGCCGAAGTTGCCGTTCAGTTCTACAACCTTGACCCGATCCTCTCGTTTTTCCCTGAACTTAAGTGAGAGAGCAAGGGATCTGTCCCTGCTGCCGTCGTCCACCAGTATCAGCTCGTAGGATCTGGACAAGCTCTCCAGCACCGGGAGGACTCGCCTGAACAGCTCCGGCAGGGATTCCTCCTCGTTGTAGACGGGAACGACGACCGATAGCTCCGGGGTCATTTTAGATGAGACCTCAGAACGGATCGGACCCCTTTTACGACGTCGTCCACGTCGGCATCGCTCATGGCGGGAAACAGGGGGAGGGATACTATTCTGTCCGAGACGTATTCCGCCTCTTGGAAGTCGCCCCTCTTCCATCCATATCTGTCCCTGTAGTGGGAGAACAGATGCAAAGCCTGGTAGTGCAGAGCAGTGCCTATGTTGAGCTCCCTCATGGCCGCCATGAATCCGTCCCTGTCTATGTCGAGGACGTCCACGTCCACGAAGGGGGTGAATATGTGCCAGCTGTGGAGGGTGTCGTCCGATTGAGGCTGGGGCAATATCAACCCGGGTTGGTCCGATAGCTCGGTCATGTATTTGGCGACTATCTCACGTCTTCGGCGGTTGAATTGGTCGAGACTACGGAGCTGTCCTCTCCCTATGGCCGCCTGTATGTCCATCATGTTGGCCTTGTATCCCGGGAACAGGACGTCGTAGTGAGGGGTACCCTTTGCGGCGTAGCGGTTCCAGGCTCCCTTGCTCATTCCGTGCTGTCTCAGGACCGATATCCTCTCAGCCAGGTCCTCGTCGGAGGTGCATACCATACCGCCCTCTCCGGTGGTGATGTTTTTCGTAGGGTGAAAGCTGAACACCGAGCATCGTCTGGCCCCTCTGTCCGACCCTATCGGGCGTCCTCTGTAGAAAGCTCCCAGGCCGTGGGCCGCGTCCTCCACCACCGCCAGACCGTGTCTGGAGGCCAGATCCTCTATGGGATCCATGTCGCAGGGGCGTCCGGCGAAGTGGACCGGGACCAGGGCCTTGGTCCTCTCGTTGACGAGCTTTTCCATGAGTTCGGGCCTCACGTTCAGGGTCTTCGAGTCTATGTCCGCCAGTACCGGTTTAGCTCCGGTCCATATGGCGGCGTTGACCGTTGCCACGAAGGTCATTGGAGTGGTTATCACCTCGTCTCCCGGTCCGATCCCCAAGGCCAGAAAAGCCAGATGCAGCCCCGACGTGGCGGAGCTCACCGCCATGGCGTGGGTGGCCTCTACCTTCTCGGCGAACTCTTTCTCGAATTTCATCGTTTTCGGTCCGGTGGTCAGCCATCCGGATCTTATGGAGTCGCATACGTCCTCTATAGATGCCTCGTCCACGTCGGGACGGGCGAAGGGAAGAAAGGAATCTCTCATCTTTGTGCCTCCTCTGTCTTTCTGTTGGAAATCACGACGTTGTCGTCCTCCCAGTCGGTTCCCAGGACGTAGATCGGTTCTAGCCTGTCCTTCAGGGTGCCGTCGTAGCTCTCTTTTTTAGCGATCAGAAAAACCCTGTCGTCGCCGTTCCAGAGCCGGGTCAACTGGGGAAGGTCGATGAACCATCGGGGATCTCTTTCCCTGGATGCTCCGAAGGCCAGTTCACCCTCGTAGTCGACCAACACGTTTCTCCTCTCGAGGTAGAAGGTTATGCCCTGGAGGTATTGACCGTACTGAGCCATTACGTCTCCTTCCTCGATATGGGGCTTTATAAGCATCGCCAGGTCTCTGGCCGAGTTTATCCGATCGTACAGAGAGAATCCCGTCTTGAAGGACCCAGTCCATATTACCCCTGTCACGGCGAGGCATATAACGGTCTTTTCCATGTTTTTCCTGGAGGCGAAGATCCAGGCGGCAGCGGTTCCCAAAAGCAATATTATCCCTTTGTGGACCAGTTGACCAACCATGATATCACGGGGAAGGTCGTCCTGGAGAAAGGGATAGGCGATCAAGGCGGTTCCCAGAGGGACCGTTATCGTGGAGGTCCAGGCCAGGGCGATCTTTAGGGATCTCAGATTCCCCTTTTTATTCCACGAGATAGCTCTGACGCTTATCAGTATAGCCAGAGGCGGAAGGGCCGGCACCATGTAGGGCACCAGTTTGGAGCTCGAGGCGGAGAAAAATAGGAACACGAAGACGAACCAGCAGATCATCAGAGCTGTCAGGTCGTTTTCTTCCATCGATTTTTTTCTCGAGGGCACCAGGAAGCCCGTCCATGGTACGGTCGCCAGTATCAGTATGGGGATGAAGTACCAGAAGGGCTCGTATCTGTGGTGAAGCCTGGTCGTGTATCTCAGGAAATGCTCCTGGATAAAGAAAAAATGAAAGAAATCTGGATTTGCGTCGCAGACCGCTTTGAACCACGGAACGGTTACCGCCAGAAAGAGGGCTATTCCCGGGAGGTACAGAGAATAGGTCACGATGGACCATCTTCTGGTCCACATTATGTACATGAATATGGCACCGCAGGGAAGGACTATGCCTACGAGCCCTTTAGTCAGCACCGCCGCCCCCATGGCCAGATAGAACAGTATCAACCACCGTCTGTTTCCTCGAAGGGCGAGTACGAACCCGGTCATGGCAAGGGTAACGAAGGCGCCCAGAGGCATGTCGGTCAGGTTGATCTGAGCCGTTGCGTAGTAGAGCAGCGAGGAGGACAAAATCGTCCCTGCCAGTAAACCGCTTTTTTTGCCGTAGAGCTTCGATCCAATAACGTAGGTCGATAGGACCCCCAGAACCCCGAGCAGGGCCGGCCAGAACCGAGAGGCGAATTCGTTTTGGCCGAAAAAGGAGAAGGCCGATGCCGTCAGCCAGTAATGTAGCACCGGCTTCTCGAAATATAGCACCCCGTTGAGTCTGGGGGTGACGTAGTCTCCCGACTCGATCATCTCCCTGGGGATCTCGCTGTAGCGCCCCTCGTCGGGTTCCAGAAGGCCGTGTCCTCCCAGAAGAGAGAAGAACATAACCCCGGAAAGTATGAAAAGGAGTATCCCGTTTTTCACGTCAGATTTGAACATAGAATATCATTCCCCCAACCACCGTTTCAGCTGTTTTATATCCCCGTGTATAATGGAAAAGACGGCCTCGGCGATAATATACGGTCTCGAGGTTTTTTGCAATTTTCGACGATCCGAGGGGAGAGGAGTTGTCCGATGGATAGACTCGGTTTTGTATTGATACTCGGTTCGGCCTTAACCAATGCCGCCGGTAGCTCTATGATGAAGGCGGGTTTCGGCCGAAGAGGGGATCTTATGGACTACGGGGCCTTGAGGGCTTTGATTCAGATAGTCTCGAACCCTTGGGCTATAGCGGGCGTGTTGCTTTTCGGGGTTTCCTTTATCTTCATGAGCGCAGCCCTTTCCAGGGTAGACCTGTCCGTGGCATATCCTATGATGTCCGCCATGGTCTACGTTCTGGTTTTGGCCGTGTCGGTGTTTTGGTTTGGCGAGTCGATGGGAGTATCGAAGCTTTTGGGTATAGGGGCCATCCTTTTCGGTGTGGCCGCCCTTTCGGTAGGTGGCTGATTTGAGCTGGTCGAAGCTGAGGGCGGCCGTCGGGAGATGTCGCGAATGCCCCCTTTGGGAGACGAGGAACAACGCGGTGTTCGGAGAGGGCCCGGAGGACAGCCCTGTCCTGTTGGTGGGAGAGGCCCCAGGTGCGGAGGAGGACTCTTCTGGGCGACCTTTCGTGGGTCGTTCCGGCCGTTTCCTCACCGATCTCATGGCCGAGGCGGGACTTAGACGGGAGGATCTGTTTATATCCAACGTCGTCCACTGTCGTCCTCCGGGGAATAGAAACCCTAAAAAAGGGGAGATCAGGGCCTGTCTCCATTGGCTGGAGGATATCGTAGCCCTTCTCCGGCCGCAGGTGGTGGTGACGGTGGGGAACGTCCCCTCCCGGACGATCATCGACACAAAAGAGGGGATTTCGACCCTGAGAGGTCGCTTTCACCATGGCAGATTGGGCGGTATGGATCTGACAATCAGGCCCATATTCCACCCCGCCTATCTGTTGCGCAATCGTTCCAGAGAGGTAGGGAGTCCGGTCAGCTCCACTCTTGAGGATCTGAGGACTCTAGTCGGTTTCGTGAAAACAACAAGTTGAACAGGAGGTATCACCATGGAGATGGAGAACAAGGTAGTGGAGACCATTTTTGCAAGGAGGAGCATCAGGAGCTACGAGGACAGACCGGTGGAGGACGATAAGGTAGATATCCTGGTTCGCTGTGCCGCCGCGGCTCCCAGTGCAGGAAACGGCAGGCCGACCCATTTCGTGGTTATAAAGGACAGAGGGACACTGGAGGAGTTGTCGAAAGTTCACCCCTACGGTGCCATGCTTGCCAAGGCACCTCTGGTCGTTGCGATCTGTGCCGAGACGGAGAAGACAGACCTGTCCCGTCGCTACTGGGAGCAGGACTGTGCCGCCGCCATGGAGAACCTGTTGATAGGCGCACAGGCCCTGGGGCTGGGGGCGGTTTGGCTGGGGGTATGTCATCTTTCCGACGGAGGTGCCCGGATCCAGGAGATGCTGGGGGTCCCGGGCAACGTGCCGGTAATGGGACTGGCCTCCGTGGGCTATCCCGCCGAGAACAAGAGGCCCCATAGCGGCGATCCGGGAGACAGGCTTCACCTGGAACGGTGGTAGGGCCATGAACCTGCTCGAGGTGGTCAGGCATATAGAGGCGGACGTCCTCTACGGAGACGATCTGCTGGAGGGGTTGGAGGTCGAGAGGGTCTACGGCGCTGACCTGATGAGCGATGTCCTGGCCTTCGCCGTCCCGGGATCGCTTCTGCTGACCGGCCTGACCAACATACAGATAGTCAGGACCGCCCAGATGCTGGACATTCCAGCGGTAGTTTTCGTCAGGGGAAAGTATCCACAGAAAGAGGCTGTGGAGCTGGCTTCCTCTCTGAATATGCCCGTTTTGCTCTCCTACAAGAGCATGTTCGAGACCTGTGGAATCCTCTTCAGGGAGGGGATGTTGCCCTGCGAGATAGAGAGGCGATGTCCCAGATGACGGAGGTCTACGTCGAGGAATACGTCGTCAAGGGCGACAGCTTTCTGGAGGTCGGAGAGGCCTCTACGAAGCTGAAGGGTACTCTGAAGATGCTGGGCATACCGTCGGACGTCACGAGGCGGGCATCAGTGGTGGTCTACGAGGCGGAGATGAACGTGATGATCCACGCCGGAGGAGGAGTCATAAAGGCCTCCATCTCCTCGGATAGCCTGGTGATAGAGGCGGTGGATCACGGTCCAGGGATCGCCGACGTCGATCTGGCCATGCAGGAAGGCTACTCCACCGCCTCGGACAGGATCAGAGAGCTCGGGTTCGGGGCGGGGATGGGCTTGCCCAACATAAAGAGAAACTCGGATGAACTCGACATAGAGACGGCTCTCGGAGAGGGAACCACCCTGAGGGCCACCTTGCGTTTCGAGAGAGGGTGATGTGGTGACTACCGGCATCAAGGTTCAGCTTTCCGCCTGCAGGGGATGTGCCAGATGTATCAAGGTTTGCCCCACCGAGGCTATGAGGGTGCTGGACGGAAAGGTCATGATCATTCCGGAACTATGCGTCGACTGCGGCGAATGCATCAGAAAGTGCGAGGATAGGGCCATCTTGATCAACGAGGACAACTGGAGGCTCCTGGCCAGCCAGGACAGCACCCTTATTGCGGCGGATCCGGCCTTCTACGTTCAGACCAGAGGCTACAATTGTCCAGAGGTGTTCAGCTCCAGGTTGAAAGAGGCGGGGCTGGAGGACATAACTCCCTGGACGTCCCTGGCCTTCGACGTCACGGCCTACGCCATCGCCAAGGAAATAGAGAAGAGGGGACCGGAGGGGCTCCCTCTCATATCGACCTACTGTCCGTCGGTCATAAGGCTGATACAGATAAACTATCCCGAACTGGTCGGTCGCTTCGTGTCGGTCGACTCTCCTTTGGAGACGGCGGTCTCCCTCTGGCGGGAGGATACGGGACGAGGAGATGACGTCACCCTCATAGCTCCCTGTCCCGCTAAGGTGGCCCTGGTCAGGTCCCCGGAGGGACGTTCGAAGAGCTCGATGAAATACGCCGTTTCCATACAGAACGTCGTCAGGGATCTCCTGGCCGGTGGGGTCGAGGTAGATCAACCGGTGGAGCCCTGTGGCGGCGATCTCCGCTATCTCCTGTGGTCCTTAA
The Dethiosulfovibrio russensis DNA segment above includes these coding regions:
- a CDS encoding ROK family protein: MRIGVDLGGHKIAAGVVEKGKVVNQAWEPTPRSRKPEETTEAIERLVKSLKVKSTKSVGIGLPGMLSLDRRSVVRLTNLPRWENFPMAEILEKRLSLPVALDNDGNCAALGEMESGEAVGMKDFVMMTLGTGIGGAIVSGGRLIRGHRGLAGEIGHVALLHRTPCNCGGIGHGETLFSADTFDLRCSEKGVPSVPELWDRRNDEEHRNFWNRSLEGLACVMISAIHLLDPEAIVLAGGLSNLPELVQELKPFLDERLATAFRPMPPLKISSLGKDGPVIGAASLTSTP
- a CDS encoding 4-deoxy-4-formamido-L-arabinose-phosphoundecaprenol deformylase; this encodes MRIALKVDVDTLRGYLEGVPRLLKLMDRRGIRGSFFFSFGPDNSGKAIRRIFRKGFISKMVRTNAPGTYGLKTMMYGTLLPAPMIVPSAPSILKEVAKSGQDTGIHSWDHVKWQDRLDHLSESEIESLLRKAGNMYRKVLGTSSTCCAAPAWKTSLASLSVQDRMGLLYASDSRGKTPFLPSLRGRVFRTPQIPTTLPTMDEILGRDGCTADNVNDIYMSLLTEGLNVHTVHAEMEGMSMLSKLDELVKRAKSEGAEFVTLKEEAAKLTKEELPICEVIQGEIPGRAGAVSLQGGR
- a CDS encoding bifunctional UDP-4-keto-pentose/UDP-xylose synthase, yielding MNVFVLGANGFIGSHLIDRILEKTDWTVTAFDLRDDNLRGSDNPRLSIKLGDLYEEDRWIEKQIADSDVVLPLAGIAKPAYYITNPLMTFELDFEQNLKIVRMCSEHGVRIIFPSTSEVYGMSTGDWLMEDESLLIQGPIKNSRWIYSCSKQMMDRVISAYGQEKELPYTLFRPFNWIGPRLDTFRDAEERKARSITQMIYDVSVGRPITLVDGGRQRRSFTYVTDGVDALIAIIADAKKSADGEIFNIGNPDSNHSIKGLAVAVVDAMKDFPKFAEAASKATFVEKDSTEYYGRGYEDVQDRKPSISKAEELLDWHPQVDFHEAVRRTVAFYADRP
- a CDS encoding formyltransferase; translated protein: MSKPAIVVFAYNEVGYRCLETLFDMEANVVAVVTYTDDPDEEIWFRSVAELARSRGIEPLLDLDLKDQQNVKTIKKLKPKLIFSFYYRDIIPEKILKVAKLGAYNMHGSLLPRYRGRACINWAILNGEKETGATLHRMTSKVDRGEVIDQEVVRIEETDGAKEVFMKICDAAAKIVARTFPELESGRVVGAAQDETMATEFGGRRPEDGIIRWSNDSRRIYNLIRAVTHPYPGAYTDYRGRKLFIWWGKPQEGASLGKPGEVLSLDPLTVATGRGNLRVLRAQLDGESEMDGPDFARKNLNVGALLGQD
- a CDS encoding glycosyltransferase; this translates as MTPELSVVVPVYNEEESLPELFRRVLPVLESLSRSYELILVDDGSRDRSLALSLKFREKREDRVKVVELNGNFGQHMAIIAGFSISRGKMVITMDADLQNPPEEIPRIVAAMERGHDVVGTIRKFRQDPLFRKAASKIVNAVTNRITGLRLHDYGCMLRGYDRRIVDLILQCRETTTFIPALGQKFAVNPVEITVRHSERAKGESKYGLFRLIRLNFDLMTGFSIAPLQAVTVTGMTVAVMSLLFTAFLILRRIVLGPEAEGLFTLMAINFFLMGVTMISVGIGGEYIGRVYQEVRQRPRYVVRQVYQEEEEL
- a CDS encoding DegT/DnrJ/EryC1/StrS family aminotransferase — translated: MRDSFLPFARPDVDEASIEDVCDSIRSGWLTTGPKTMKFEKEFAEKVEATHAMAVSSATSGLHLAFLALGIGPGDEVITTPMTFVATVNAAIWTGAKPVLADIDSKTLNVRPELMEKLVNERTKALVPVHFAGRPCDMDPIEDLASRHGLAVVEDAAHGLGAFYRGRPIGSDRGARRCSVFSFHPTKNITTGEGGMVCTSDEDLAERISVLRQHGMSKGAWNRYAAKGTPHYDVLFPGYKANMMDIQAAIGRGQLRSLDQFNRRRREIVAKYMTELSDQPGLILPQPQSDDTLHSWHIFTPFVDVDVLDIDRDGFMAAMRELNIGTALHYQALHLFSHYRDRYGWKRGDFQEAEYVSDRIVSLPLFPAMSDADVDDVVKGVRSVLRSHLK
- a CDS encoding glycosyltransferase family 39 protein; translated protein: MFKSDVKNGILLFILSGVMFFSLLGGHGLLEPDEGRYSEIPREMIESGDYVTPRLNGVLYFEKPVLHYWLTASAFSFFGQNEFASRFWPALLGVLGVLSTYVIGSKLYGKKSGLLAGTILSSSLLYYATAQINLTDMPLGAFVTLAMTGFVLALRGNRRWLILFYLAMGAAVLTKGLVGIVLPCGAIFMYIMWTRRWSIVTYSLYLPGIALFLAVTVPWFKAVCDANPDFFHFFFIQEHFLRYTTRLHHRYEPFWYFIPILILATVPWTGFLVPSRKKSMEENDLTALMICWFVFVFLFFSASSSKLVPYMVPALPPLAILISVRAISWNKKGNLRSLKIALAWTSTITVPLGTALIAYPFLQDDLPRDIMVGQLVHKGIILLLGTAAAWIFASRKNMEKTVICLAVTGVIWTGSFKTGFSLYDRINSARDLAMLIKPHIEEGDVMAQYGQYLQGITFYLERRNVLVDYEGELAFGASRERDPRWFIDLPQLTRLWNGDDRVFLIAKKESYDGTLKDRLEPIYVLGTDWEDDNVVISNRKTEEAQR
- a CDS encoding DMT family transporter → MDRLGFVLILGSALTNAAGSSMMKAGFGRRGDLMDYGALRALIQIVSNPWAIAGVLLFGVSFIFMSAALSRVDLSVAYPMMSAMVYVLVLAVSVFWFGESMGVSKLLGIGAILFGVAALSVGG
- a CDS encoding uracil-DNA glycosylase, which encodes MADLSWSKLRAAVGRCRECPLWETRNNAVFGEGPEDSPVLLVGEAPGAEEDSSGRPFVGRSGRFLTDLMAEAGLRREDLFISNVVHCRPPGNRNPKKGEIRACLHWLEDIVALLRPQVVVTVGNVPSRTIIDTKEGISTLRGRFHHGRLGGMDLTIRPIFHPAYLLRNRSREVGSPVSSTLEDLRTLVGFVKTTS
- a CDS encoding nitroreductase family protein — its product is MEMENKVVETIFARRSIRSYEDRPVEDDKVDILVRCAAAAPSAGNGRPTHFVVIKDRGTLEELSKVHPYGAMLAKAPLVVAICAETEKTDLSRRYWEQDCAAAMENLLIGAQALGLGAVWLGVCHLSDGGARIQEMLGVPGNVPVMGLASVGYPAENKRPHSGDPGDRLHLERW
- a CDS encoding DRTGG domain-containing protein; this encodes MNLLEVVRHIEADVLYGDDLLEGLEVERVYGADLMSDVLAFAVPGSLLLTGLTNIQIVRTAQMLDIPAVVFVRGKYPQKEAVELASSLNMPVLLSYKSMFETCGILFREGMLPCEIERRCPR
- a CDS encoding ATP-binding protein translates to MTEVYVEEYVVKGDSFLEVGEASTKLKGTLKMLGIPSDVTRRASVVVYEAEMNVMIHAGGGVIKASISSDSLVIEAVDHGPGIADVDLAMQEGYSTASDRIRELGFGAGMGLPNIKRNSDELDIETALGEGTTLRATLRFERG
- a CDS encoding [Fe-Fe] hydrogenase large subunit C-terminal domain-containing protein; amino-acid sequence: MTTGIKVQLSACRGCARCIKVCPTEAMRVLDGKVMIIPELCVDCGECIRKCEDRAILINEDNWRLLASQDSTLIAADPAFYVQTRGYNCPEVFSSRLKEAGLEDITPWTSLAFDVTAYAIAKEIEKRGPEGLPLISTYCPSVIRLIQINYPELVGRFVSVDSPLETAVSLWREDTGRGDDVTLIAPCPAKVALVRSPEGRSKSSMKYAVSIQNVVRDLLAGGVEVDQPVEPCGGDLRYLLWSLRGGEAKHVAAFCDRPIRTISVAGLRNTMDLLRELELGRLEGVDYIECRACDLGCIGGVGNLESRFLTHLRLDHIDVEWSMTDQESEAVSRWYESGIWKLSAPLKARQRLPLDQDLGQAMVRLREMNQIYAELPHIDCGSCGRPSCKALAEDVVRGNGEATDCIFKLRERIYELAREVAELSSRSPHAFNRKR